One Streptomyces drozdowiczii DNA segment encodes these proteins:
- a CDS encoding carbohydrate ABC transporter permease — protein sequence MRAPAAPPPPRRARRGLRRSLPLVPALALLAVFFVGPVLWCVYAAFTDTALTGSAARDPHFVGVRNFTRLLGDHQFGSSVLLTLVFALASGVLGQNGLGLSLALLMRGRAQWIRTTLGVLLVGAWVLPEIVAGFTLYAFFSDGGTLDTVLTSLHLPAPDWLVSHAMLTVVLANVWRGTAFSWMVYTAALDEIPPEIEDAAATDGASGAARLWWVTLPMIRRSVFTNLMVVTLQTLAVFTLIFVLTGGGPSGASETIPLYMYQQAFKFFQLGQGTAIALVLLAIGGVFSFLYLRLLKPELNQ from the coding sequence GTGCGCGCACCCGCCGCTCCACCGCCACCCCGCCGAGCCCGTCGCGGGCTCCGCCGCTCGCTCCCGCTCGTGCCCGCGCTCGCCCTGCTCGCGGTGTTCTTCGTCGGGCCCGTCCTGTGGTGCGTGTACGCCGCGTTCACCGACACGGCCCTGACCGGCAGCGCGGCCCGTGACCCGCACTTCGTCGGGGTGCGCAACTTCACCCGCCTGCTCGGCGACCACCAGTTCGGCTCGTCGGTGCTGCTCACCCTCGTCTTCGCCCTGGCCTCCGGGGTCCTCGGCCAGAACGGGCTCGGGCTCTCGCTCGCCCTGCTCATGCGAGGCCGCGCCCAGTGGATCCGCACCACGCTCGGGGTCCTGCTGGTCGGCGCGTGGGTACTGCCGGAGATCGTCGCCGGATTCACCCTGTACGCGTTCTTCTCCGACGGCGGCACCCTGGACACCGTCCTGACCTCCCTGCACCTGCCCGCGCCCGACTGGCTCGTCAGCCACGCCATGCTGACCGTGGTCCTCGCCAACGTGTGGCGCGGTACCGCCTTCTCCTGGATGGTCTACACCGCGGCGTTGGACGAGATACCCCCGGAGATCGAGGACGCCGCCGCGACCGACGGAGCGAGCGGCGCCGCCCGCCTGTGGTGGGTGACGCTGCCGATGATCCGCCGCTCGGTCTTCACCAACCTCATGGTGGTGACCCTGCAGACGCTGGCGGTCTTCACGCTGATCTTCGTCCTGACCGGCGGCGGCCCCAGCGGCGCCAGCGAGACGATCCCGCTGTACATGTACCAGCAGGCGTTCAAGTTCTTCCAGCTCGGACAGGGAACCGCCATCGCGCTCGTCCTCCTGGCCATCGGCGGCGTCTTCTCCTTCCTCTACCTGCGCCTCCTGAAGCCGGAGTTGAACCAGTGA
- a CDS encoding carbohydrate ABC transporter permease, giving the protein MTSPANPPTPSALSLTRLSLPRRSASTTVVYVVLLGVAVCFAAPFVWLLVASVDAKATASAAVPDLTLGNFSAVLNWSTSIRPILNSLLLCGGAALVNMVVSVFAAYPLSRYRLRFRRPLLYGVLFATGLPVTAIMVPVYELFVRIELVDSLWGTMLFLATATLPFSLWLTKGFMDGVPVSLEEAAWVDGASGLQSLRHVVLPLMAPGMAVVAVFTFIGAWGNFFIPFVLLQSPEREPAAVSLFTFFGQYGTVAYGQLAAYSILYSLPAMLLYVLASRKLGGGFGLGGGLKG; this is encoded by the coding sequence GTGACCTCCCCCGCGAACCCGCCCACCCCGTCCGCGCTCTCGCTGACCCGGCTCAGCCTGCCGCGCCGCTCCGCTTCCACGACCGTGGTGTACGTCGTGCTGCTGGGCGTGGCCGTGTGCTTCGCCGCCCCGTTCGTCTGGCTGCTCGTCGCCTCGGTCGACGCGAAGGCGACGGCGAGCGCCGCGGTTCCGGACCTGACGCTCGGCAACTTCTCCGCGGTGCTGAACTGGAGCACCAGCATCCGCCCCATCCTCAACAGCCTCCTGCTGTGCGGCGGCGCGGCGCTGGTGAACATGGTCGTCTCGGTGTTCGCCGCCTATCCGCTCTCCCGCTACCGACTGCGCTTTCGCCGCCCGCTCCTCTACGGCGTCCTCTTCGCCACCGGCCTCCCGGTCACCGCGATCATGGTTCCCGTCTACGAGCTCTTCGTCCGCATCGAGCTGGTGGACTCGCTGTGGGGCACCATGCTCTTCCTCGCCACGGCCACGCTGCCCTTCTCGCTCTGGCTGACCAAGGGGTTCATGGACGGTGTGCCCGTGTCCCTGGAGGAAGCGGCCTGGGTGGACGGGGCCTCGGGCCTCCAGTCACTGCGCCATGTGGTGCTGCCGCTGATGGCACCGGGCATGGCGGTCGTCGCCGTCTTCACGTTCATCGGCGCGTGGGGAAACTTCTTCATCCCCTTCGTCCTGCTCCAGTCCCCGGAGCGCGAGCCCGCCGCCGTCAGCCTGTTCACCTTCTTCGGCCAGTACGGGACGGTCGCCTACGGCCAGTTGGCCGCCTACTCCATCCTCTACTCGCTGCCCGCGATGCTCCTGTACGTCCTGGCCTCGCGCAAGCTCGGGGGCGGCTTCGGGCTCGGCGGAGGGCTCAAGGGCTGA
- a CDS encoding GH92 family glycosyl hydrolase, producing MAAAAPTPASPEDPASLVDVFTGTAPSSPAVEKAMGENFSRGNTHPAATAPFGMIQWGPDTVKPAPGQYAADDDRLKGFSLTHLSGGGCTAFGDVPVQPVPGDIGRSPATHPDDYVATFDHADEGASPGSYHVRTDNGVDTRLAAGTRAAAGRFTFPAGHDGKGTVLLNTSGSANGTAGVTARVEGDRTVSGTVSSGGICSAKAPYDLSFRIVFDRPFTAHGTWQGDQVHRAAGTLAEKGGKDGNGVFLTFDTARHRAVNARVAISYTGAPGAAANLAGTRHLASVEDLAAATHDAWNSELRRIRVAGGSQERTRVFYTALYHCLLEPRTLSDVDGRYRGFDGKIHRVASGRTWYGNFSGWDVYRTETPLLAFLDPDRASDMAQSMVDAADQSGRLPRWTLLNNQTNGMVGDPAPVMLASAWAFGAHDFDLDGALEYAVEAATRAGPERPDGYVERQAVAQWRANGFLRNGDSPLGSSAATSLEYAVDDFAVARLAAANGDTARRRAFMRTAHNWQNLVDGADGSLGPRLADGTLQNSANPASLAGFQEGSAAQYQWMTGPDLAALAAGMGGNRQATARLDDHFTEVDAGSSTPYAWIGNEITFGAPWAYHAFGAPNHTNDVVPRMLDRFTTGPAGLPGNDDLGALSAWYVWASIGLYPEALGTARLALSTPAFPAIAIDRGSAGTLRIGAPRAREDQVYVADVRLDGRAHAPNWVPADSLRGTARLDYRLTSNRSSDWGTAEGDLYPSYAEGRAPAIASAAPVTAAPGTSAATRLEFHRIGGRPGPVHWRLRPPEGVTVDRSAGVTATGGHASVRVRVPAATPAGSLVIPVDATTADGKRLPSAAIRVSVLPRGTTSVLPWADEAGTSTATRPVGDFNGYGGSFVAEELAEDGLVPGQDVTVDGIGYRWPDAAPGSPDNINAHGQTVTVHAAPGQSRLGLLGAGNEGAATGEVTVHYTDGTTRRASVTLGDWHLDGATAPPPGNTAAATMPERQMAGGTPEKMTVYIWSTSVPVDPHRTVASVTLPERTTGGQMHVFAVGVGEAEN from the coding sequence GTGGCCGCCGCCGCGCCGACGCCCGCGTCACCGGAGGACCCGGCCTCCCTCGTCGACGTGTTCACCGGCACCGCGCCCAGCTCACCGGCCGTGGAGAAGGCGATGGGCGAGAACTTCTCCCGGGGCAACACCCACCCGGCGGCCACCGCCCCGTTCGGCATGATCCAGTGGGGTCCGGACACGGTGAAGCCGGCGCCCGGCCAGTACGCGGCCGACGACGACCGGCTCAAAGGGTTCAGCCTCACACACCTGTCCGGCGGTGGCTGCACCGCGTTCGGCGACGTACCCGTGCAGCCCGTCCCCGGGGACATCGGCCGGTCGCCGGCCACGCACCCCGACGACTACGTCGCCACCTTCGACCATGCCGACGAGGGCGCGTCACCCGGGAGTTACCACGTCCGGACCGACAACGGGGTCGACACCCGCCTCGCCGCCGGGACGCGCGCCGCGGCCGGCCGCTTCACCTTCCCCGCCGGACACGACGGCAAGGGGACCGTACTCCTGAACACGTCCGGCAGCGCCAACGGAACAGCCGGTGTCACGGCCCGCGTCGAAGGCGACCGTACCGTGAGCGGCACGGTGAGCAGCGGCGGCATCTGCAGCGCGAAGGCGCCCTACGACCTGTCCTTCCGGATCGTGTTCGACCGGCCGTTCACCGCACACGGCACCTGGCAGGGCGACCAAGTCCACCGGGCGGCCGGCACCCTGGCCGAAAAGGGCGGAAAGGACGGGAACGGCGTCTTCCTGACCTTCGACACCGCCCGGCACCGCGCCGTGAACGCCCGCGTCGCGATCTCCTACACGGGCGCCCCCGGCGCCGCCGCCAACCTCGCCGGCACCCGGCACCTCGCCTCGGTCGAGGACCTGGCCGCCGCGACCCACGACGCCTGGAACAGTGAACTGCGGCGCATCCGGGTGGCCGGCGGCTCCCAGGAGCGCACCCGCGTCTTCTACACCGCGCTCTACCACTGCCTCCTCGAACCTCGCACGCTCAGCGACGTCGACGGCCGCTACCGCGGCTTCGACGGGAAGATCCACCGAGTAGCTTCCGGCCGCACCTGGTACGGGAACTTCTCCGGCTGGGACGTGTACCGCACCGAGACACCCCTGCTGGCGTTCCTCGACCCGGACCGCGCATCCGACATGGCGCAGTCCATGGTCGACGCCGCCGACCAGTCCGGCCGGCTGCCCCGCTGGACGCTCCTGAACAACCAGACCAACGGCATGGTCGGCGACCCCGCCCCGGTGATGCTCGCCAGTGCATGGGCGTTCGGCGCACACGACTTCGACCTCGACGGCGCCCTGGAATACGCGGTCGAGGCCGCCACCCGGGCGGGGCCCGAGCGCCCCGACGGCTATGTGGAACGCCAGGCGGTGGCCCAGTGGCGAGCCAACGGCTTCCTGCGCAACGGCGATTCCCCGCTCGGCTCCTCGGCCGCGACCAGCCTCGAATACGCCGTGGACGACTTCGCCGTCGCGCGGCTCGCGGCGGCGAACGGCGACACGGCCCGGCGCCGCGCCTTCATGCGTACCGCGCACAACTGGCAGAACCTCGTCGACGGCGCGGACGGCAGCCTGGGGCCACGGCTCGCGGACGGCACCCTCCAGAACTCCGCCAACCCGGCATCCCTCGCCGGGTTCCAGGAGGGCAGCGCGGCGCAGTACCAGTGGATGACCGGCCCCGACCTCGCCGCGCTCGCCGCGGGCATGGGGGGCAACCGGCAGGCCACGGCCCGGCTCGACGACCACTTCACCGAAGTCGACGCCGGGTCCAGCACGCCGTACGCCTGGATCGGCAACGAGATCACCTTCGGTGCGCCCTGGGCCTACCACGCCTTCGGAGCGCCCAACCACACCAACGACGTGGTGCCGCGCATGCTCGACCGGTTCACCACGGGACCGGCCGGCCTGCCCGGCAACGACGACCTCGGCGCCCTCTCGGCCTGGTATGTGTGGGCGAGCATCGGCCTGTACCCGGAGGCGCTGGGAACGGCCCGACTGGCCCTCTCCACACCGGCGTTCCCGGCGATCGCCATCGACCGGGGGAGTGCCGGGACCCTGCGGATCGGCGCCCCGCGCGCACGCGAGGACCAGGTCTACGTCGCCGACGTGCGGCTGGACGGACGGGCCCACGCGCCGAACTGGGTCCCGGCGGACTCCCTGCGCGGAACCGCCCGCCTCGACTACCGCCTCACGAGCAACCGGTCGAGCGACTGGGGTACGGCCGAGGGCGACCTGTATCCCTCGTACGCGGAGGGACGCGCGCCGGCCATCGCCTCCGCCGCACCCGTCACGGCGGCGCCCGGGACCTCGGCGGCGACCCGGCTGGAGTTCCACCGGATCGGCGGCCGCCCCGGCCCCGTGCACTGGCGGCTGCGCCCGCCCGAGGGGGTGACCGTGGACCGTTCCGCAGGCGTCACCGCCACCGGTGGCCACGCGTCCGTACGCGTGCGGGTCCCCGCGGCCACGCCGGCCGGTTCCCTCGTCATCCCGGTCGACGCGACCACCGCAGACGGCAAGCGGCTGCCGTCCGCCGCGATCCGGGTGTCGGTCCTGCCGCGCGGGACCACCTCCGTGCTGCCGTGGGCGGACGAGGCGGGGACGTCGACCGCGACCCGGCCCGTGGGCGACTTCAACGGCTACGGCGGAAGCTTCGTCGCCGAGGAGCTGGCCGAGGACGGGCTCGTCCCCGGGCAGGACGTCACCGTGGACGGCATCGGCTACCGCTGGCCCGACGCCGCACCCGGCAGCCCGGACAACATCAACGCGCACGGCCAGACCGTCACCGTCCACGCGGCGCCCGGACAGAGCCGGCTCGGCCTGCTCGGCGCGGGCAACGAGGGCGCGGCCACCGGCGAGGTCACCGTCCACTACACCGACGGCACGACCCGGCGCGCTTCCGTGACCCTGGGGGACTGGCACCTCGACGGGGCCACCGCGCCGCCCCCGGGCAACACGGCGGCCGCGACCATGCCGGAACGGCAGATGGCGGGCGGCACCCCCGAGAAGATGACGGTCTACATCTGGTCGACGTCCGTCCCCGTCGACCCGCACCGGACGGTGGCGTCCGTCACGCTGCCGGAGCGGACGACGGGAGGTCAGATGCACGTCTTCGCGGTCGGGGTGGGCGAGGCGGAGAACTGA